The DNA window AATAAATTTACTCCCGACCAATTAAAATTGATAAGAGGATTAAAAAAAGGACAAAAAATTATTATTGAAGATATTAAAGCTGTTGGACCAGATAAATCAACAAGAAAATTAAATTCTATAGTTTTCAAATTAATTTAAAATTATATAAAAATGAAAAAGATATTGTTTTTCGTATTTGTCAGTTTATTCTTTGTGTTTATTGATGCAAATGAAACAAACGCTCAGGTACTTGACGGAATTTATGAAAAAGAACATGTTCCAAGCAGAACCCCGGCTCCTTATACCTATTTACGTGAAGCTGATGTTATGTGGCAAACAAGAATCTGGAGAATGATCGATTTACGTGAAAAGATTAATCATCCTTTATACTATCCTGCTGAGAAAATCGGAGATCGCCTTAGTTTGATAGACCTGCTTTTATGGGGAATTAATAATGAAGGGGTTGTGCCTTATGACCCTGTCGATGACAGATTTACAGCACCAATGACAAGAACCGATATAGCTGCAAAATTTGATGCTTTAGACGATACTACTAACGTGCCGGATCCTGTTACGGGAGATTTTGTTGAAGTGATAATTCCCGGTGATAAAACTACGTCTGAAGTTAAACAATATATTTTAAAAGAAGATTGGTTTTTTGATAGGCAAAAATCAGTGATGGAAGTAAGAATAATCGGTATTTGTCCTATAAGGCATTATGTAAAGGATGACGGTACAGGCGGGGCGCAACAAATTCGTGAATCAAAGGTGTTTTGGATATATTTCCCTGATGCAAGGAGAGTTCTTGCTAATCACGAAGTATTTAACAGATTTAATGATTCGGAAAGAAAAACTTTTGATGATATATTTCTTAAAAGAAGATTTAATAGTTTTGTTATTAGAGAATCGAATGTTTATGAAAACAGGGGGGTTAGCGAATATCGTATTGGAATACAATCTTTATTAGAAGCTGAAAAAATAAAAGATAAAATATTCAAATTTGAAAATGATTTGTGGGAATATTAAAATATTTAATCTGTGAAAGAAAAGCTCCCAAATTTGGGAGCTTTTCTTTTTTAAAATACTTTGTTATAAATTCAGGACTTCCAATCTATTCATAATCTATATAAAAGTACTATATATGTTAGATGCGACAAACAACTGGAATAATGCCTGCTTGTAGGCAATAGAGACAAGGAAAGATGGAACTTAGCGAAGCGATTTCACGCAAGTAATAGTCGAATCCAATTATTTTTGTATTCCAGTATTCCCCGTCTGCAAACAGGCAGGCAAAATTCCAAAATACAGGGAATTATTATATTATGGTACAGTGTTTATAAATTGTTGATTTTCAAACATTGCTTAGAATATTTGAATTTATATATATTCACCACCTTTTTTAATTTTTATATCATTTACAAATTGCCTGATTTGCTGTTCATCTTTTTTATTACAAACAAGAATTATTCCTTCAGATTCAACAAATATATAATCATCTAAGCCTTGTAATACAACTAATTTATCGTCAGAAACATTAATTATACAATTTGAAGTGTCATAAGTTATTACATTATTCCCCCTAATAGCATTTTTATCTTTATTTAATTTTGAATGTTCATAAAGCGAACCCCATGTTCCTAAGTCAGACCAACCAAAATCGGAACATAGTACAAAAACATTATCAGCCTTTTCCATTATTCCATAGTCAATAGAAATGTTTTTACAATTTGAATATGTCTTATTAATGAAATCTTCTTCTTTTTCTGTGTTAAATGTTTCAATTCCTTCAGTAAATAAAGAATTTACTTCGGGTAAATAATTTTCAAAAGCTTTAATTATTGATTTTAATGACCAAAGAAAAATACCGGAATTCCAAAAAAACTCTCCGCTTTCAAGGAAAACTTTTGCCATTTCATAATCCGGTTTTTCTGTAAATGTTTTTACTTTTTTTAGATTTTTATTTTTACTTACTTTAATATCATTATTGATCTGTATATAACCATAACCTGTTTCCGGCTTACTGGGTTTAATCCCTAGTGTAAGTAAAGCATCGTTATTTTCAACAAAATTGACACCTTGGTTTATGATTTTTATAAATTTATTTTCTTTTAATATCAAATGGTCAGAAGGAGCAACAATAATATTGGCATTTGGGTTTAATTTTAAAATCTTAAAATTCGCATAAGCAATACAGGGTGCGGTATTCCTTCTTGATGGTTCAAGTAATAATTGATTTGAAGAAAGTTCAGGAAGTTGCTCAAGAACAATATCTTTATAATCAGCATTTGTTACAATAATTATATTTTCAACAGGACAGATTTTTCGAAATCTATCAAAAGTTTGTTGTAATAAGGTTTTTCCTATACCAAGAATATCAATGAATTGTTTTGGTTTTAATGTACGACTTAATGGCCAGAA is part of the Bacteroidales bacterium genome and encodes:
- the gldN gene encoding gliding motility protein GldN, coding for MKKILFFVFVSLFFVFIDANETNAQVLDGIYEKEHVPSRTPAPYTYLREADVMWQTRIWRMIDLREKINHPLYYPAEKIGDRLSLIDLLLWGINNEGVVPYDPVDDRFTAPMTRTDIAAKFDALDDTTNVPDPVTGDFVEVIIPGDKTTSEVKQYILKEDWFFDRQKSVMEVRIIGICPIRHYVKDDGTGGAQQIRESKVFWIYFPDARRVLANHEVFNRFNDSERKTFDDIFLKRRFNSFVIRESNVYENRGVSEYRIGIQSLLEAEKIKDKIFKFENDLWEY
- a CDS encoding mannose-1-phosphate guanylyltransferase — protein: MNKNNYCVIMAGGIGSRFWPLSRTLKPKQFIDILGIGKTLLQQTFDRFRKICPVENIIIVTNADYKDIVLEQLPELSSNQLLLEPSRRNTAPCIAYANFKILKLNPNANIIVAPSDHLILKENKFIKIINQGVNFVENNDALLTLGIKPSKPETGYGYIQINNDIKVSKNKNLKKVKTFTEKPDYEMAKVFLESGEFFWNSGIFLWSLKSIIKAFENYLPEVNSLFTEGIETFNTEKEEDFINKTYSNCKNISIDYGIMEKADNVFVLCSDFGWSDLGTWGSLYEHSKLNKDKNAIRGNNVITYDTSNCIINVSDDKLVVLQGLDDYIFVESEGIILVCNKKDEQQIRQFVNDIKIKKGGEYI